The sequence CCACTTCCCGCTGCAGCTTAAATTCCTTGCTTGATTGGACCTTCACCGCTGGTTCCTCCTTAACATGCTTAACGATTACTTCCACCTATCAACAAATCCGGTTCTACGATAACGGCTTGCAGGCGGTCACATAGCAATTGTATTTCTTTGTTCTTCATCCGGTAGCTCACACGATTCGCCACAAGCCGGCTCGTAATCTCGAATATACTCTTCATTTCCACCAATCCGTTATCCCGTAGCGTTTGTCCCGTTTCGACCATATCCACGATACGATCAGCCAGACCAATAAGCGGAGCAAGCTCAATCGAGCCATTCAATTTAATAACCTCAACCTGCTGCCCCTGCTCCCGAAAGTACCGGGAGGCCACGTTCGGATATTTTGTCGCTACGCGCTGTTGGATGCCTGGCTGCCAATTGGGCAGACCAATAATGGACATTCGGCAACGCGCAATGCCAAGGTCGAGCAGCTCATACACGTCACGATCCTCTTCCAGCAATACATCCTTACCAACAATCCCGATATCGGCCACACCATACTCTACATATGTAGGGACATCCACCGGCTTCGCCAGTATGAACTCCATTCCCGCCTCAGGCAGTGAAATCACCAGCTTGCGTGAGGCTTCACCATCTGGGG comes from Paenibacillus sp. 19GGS1-52 and encodes:
- the hisG gene encoding ATP phosphoribosyltransferase; translated protein: MAQILKVAMPKGRIYNKAAELFRLAGLPIPPDGEASRKLVISLPEAGMEFILAKPVDVPTYVEYGVADIGIVGKDVLLEEDRDVYELLDLGIARCRMSIIGLPNWQPGIQQRVATKYPNVASRYFREQGQQVEVIKLNGSIELAPLIGLADRIVDMVETGQTLRDNGLVEMKSIFEITSRLVANRVSYRMKNKEIQLLCDRLQAVIVEPDLLIGGSNR